The Hordeum vulgare subsp. vulgare chromosome 7H, MorexV3_pseudomolecules_assembly, whole genome shotgun sequence DNA window TTAAATGGATAAGAACTATTACTAGGTACTAGCATGTCTACCAAGTTTCAGACCTGAAGTTGAGATTTACTCCATTCAGTAGCGTTTTTACTGAAAATTCTTGATAATCAGTTGGACTATTTCTGTAATTTCTCCAACTAACTGCACCTGCCGCACATGCTTAGccattgatatgattttttttagTGAGGCACCAATTTTTTTTAGTATGTATCATGATACCCAAAGATAACAACTCATGTTAATGACCAAGCCTATGATTTGCAGGTTACCTAAATGATCCGGAGGCCACAAAGAACACCATTGACAAGGATGGTTGGTTGCACACTGGAGACATCGGTTatgtcgatgatgatgacgagatcTTCATCGTCGACAGGCTCAAAGAGATAATCAAATACAAGGGATTCCAAGTACCTCCTGCGGAACTCGAAGCCCTTCTCATTACACACGCTGAAATCAAAGATGCTGCTGTTGTATCGTAAGTCGATCAACTGTCCAAAGGGATTCAGGATCCATTTGGTTCATGTCAAAAGTAGGTGATTAAATTTAGCTGGTCTTCAATTTTTGCAGGATGCAAGATGAACTTACTGGTGAAGTACCAGTTGCATTCATTGTGCGGATTGAAGGCTCTGAGATCAGCGAGAGCGAGATCAAGCAGTTTGTTGCAAAAGAGGTAAGAACAAGTCGTCCACTTTCCATATATTCAAGTATGACGCACAAATAGAGAAACAGACAAAGTTGCCACAAACAGTACATTTTACAAAATTCTGAAGAGAGCATAATTTACAACATGTAATTTGTGAACTGTGAGGCATAACGGCCATCCAGCATGTTATTTTATAGGACTGAAGAGAGCATCAAATGTTTGCATTGGTTCATGTATGTTCAGCAATTCGGTGCAGATCTCAGAGAGTTCAAACCTAACAAATTTTACCATATTCTTACAGGTTGTTTTCTACAAAAGGATCCACAAAGTTTTCTTTGCGGACTCGGTTCCGAAGAGTCCTGCCGGCAAGATCCTCAGGAAGGACCTGAGAGCAAAGCTCGCCGCAGGCATCCCAGGCAGTGGAAGCACAGCGTCTAAGAGCTGAGTCCCATCTTACACACACAACTCTGTCCAAAATCATGTAATGTTCTCAATGAAATGGCAACAATATTATTACATATAGAAGGCCTGGCACatgttcaattcttttaattggcTAAGTCACATAATTTGTTTGTTTGTTCGTCCGGTGGTGTGTAACATGTCATGTATAGATACCGACTCTTTTTGACAACAAAGGCTGATTATAATGTATACGGCTTGTGATTTATACCGCAAGTTGAATTAAACTCATTTGTTCCAGTGGATTGGCTGTTTCGGTGATTCGTGTGCTCATTGTTCTTTGTTATTTTTCCTCCCTGTCTTATGGAATTGTGGAAGGGCTTTACTTCCGGGGTCCGTATTTCTCTTGCAGGGTTAGAACATGATGTTCTCTCAGGAAAACCAATATATTTCGGTCTTTGAAGACACTTTGCTCATATCGCCGCTCGTAGCACCAGCAAAGAAGAGGGTGCATGGTCCATGAACATTACACAGAGAGTACATACATATAAGATACAACTACACAAGCACACTGATACATATTTTTCTGGAGGAACACACTACTGCAGCACACATACAGACAGTCATGTCTAATGCCTTCTCACACTAGTAGTGACACAACGAAATGGAAGAAAAGCCCAAGGAGTCCACTTGGGCGTAGTCGGGCCGAGCGTCTCCTAAAGGCGGCTAGCTGCTGGTGATCGATCATCGGGAGCCCACCACCACCCTGGTACTGGGTGAGGTTcatgggccgggccgggccgggccggctactttgtggtggaggaggagcggtGAGGGTGGGAGCAGAGGGAGGGGTAGAGGCGGAAGAGGTTGCGGGCGGAGAGCGCAGAGAGGACGGCGGTGCCGACGGCGGCGAGCCCGCCGCAGACGAGGCTCCCGGCGACCTGCTGGCAGAAGCGGGTGAAGATGTTGCAGAGCTTGTTCCACTGCAGCGCCTGCGCGCCGTCCAGCGCGATCAGGCACGCCtgcgccgccgccaccgtcgccgcGAACGTCAGGTACGCGCAACCCTGCACCGCGCACGATCGTCAGGCACGCGCATACAGTTAATCCTTCGTGTTTTTCATATTGATAAATGCCATTATATTTTGACACTGTTAGGTCATTGACACTGTTAACTCAGCGGTAGTAAGGTGTTTTTTCTTTCCCTTCTGAAAGGCAGTAGCAAGTTAATTAAGCAGTTAAATCACCGAAAAAATATATCCTGGAACCATCACAGCTGACTGTTAAATTTGTACCAAAAATGGTCAATGTGGCATGCCATATCTCAGAAACCAAATGAGCAAACCTCTcttaaatttgtgagctactagcGCACCCACCCATATGAGTGCACGCACTCTGCCTCATTTATCATTTGGGTCCCATCGAGTGTAATAAGAGATTTCTACAGCTGCCACAGTTTCTTAGAAAAAAAGCCCCGAAAGCAATCTAGCCATACACATAACATCCTAAAAAGTTATGAAAGTGAGAATCTTTGGAAACGATCGAGCGAGTCAATAAGAGATTTTTCTACAACTccataaaattaaaaaaaatatcaAATTAATAGAATAAAAAAAAGGCAATTCTAGGTTTTTGTCGCGGAAAAGACAAGTCTATATATGAATAGTACTACTCTCTCTGTTCACTTTTGTAAGACGTTTTAGATAGCTGAAATTTGTCTAAAACGTCTTACAAAaatgaagggggggggggggggggtatcaaGACAATTAGGGATAAAACAAAATGTTGGACACTATTGGTAACTGAAGTAGTAGCTGGTTGCCCCAACTTgacacgacaacaaatatgctatctaaAAACAGTGTTGGATCTAGAAAGAAACCATAAATAGTTTATCCGCATGGTTCTATGCTAGCCTGATTAGCACGGAGTACTTTATATATATACAAGAAAACAAACAGCTTGTAAAGTTTGACCGAGTGTACAAATTAAAAAGATTATCAACATGCATGGCAAATGAACTTTGGTTTATCTAAACCACCTGCACACACAGTTAGTTGGATGGACATGCATGCATGTGCACCACCAGGCGGCACTTGGAACTTGAATGCGCCGGTATTTTCCGATCGGGCGCCAAGAATGATTTGGGATGGCCCTCAATACATTGATGGAAGCATGAATGAGAAACAGCTGCAACGactaagggcatgtacaatggtgcTATCTTAAGAGTGTCATATAGAAtaaaagatgagatggaggaaaaaGAACTCGAAGAAAAGACTTCGtcttctcttatttaagagaaGACAAGAGGTGATATCTTAGCACAATATGTCTCATCATGTTTTTAGGAATAACTAATTATAGAAGATAAGGCTAATAGATGATCCATTGTAAACTCTCTTTTTTGTCATCTCTACATTACATGCAAGATTTAAGATAAGACCATCTTAtcaaccattgtacatgccctaacgCAGCGGTACAGTGCACTGTCCTGGTTTGATTTGCCAGTCCGGGAGACTTGCCGTGAGCCGTTGGTAGATGGCAACGGTGACGGCGAGATAGGGAGATGCTGGTTACCATTTGCGGTAGAATCGTTATCACGACGGGACCGATCAGATAGCTCAGTGCTAACTGTTTCCTGCTCCTAgctgctgaaaactgcttgtcgTGGAGTTGAAGGTTGTTGCCCCTGTCGCCGTCAGGCGATCAATGAGCTGCCCAGTTAGTGCCTATCTTGTTTAATTCACCATCGAGTGCTGATCGGAATTCATGCATGCTGTGTGGTCTTTGTGCTGATTAATTACAAGCCGCCGGACACAGAACGgtctcgtgtgtgtgtgtgtggagtgGAAATGACAAATGAGTAGTACAGTGATATGGTTTTCGCACTTTCAGTGAGACGTCGATGAAGTTCACACGATTTCAATGGTTTCAGCACGCGCTAAAATATTTACCTTCCACTCCAAATATTTCTGCGGTGTCGTTCGCAGTGAGGAGTTCAAATATTTTTCTAGTTCGTCTATTTTTTTGTTGAATTTCAAGTGAATGTTTCGGCCACGAACCGAAGCCAATGAATTTCGATGATTCCGGTTGTGGCTGAAATATTTCTGAAACCGAAAATGGCAGTGGCCGGACTGGCCGGTCATGGACACCCGACTGGAGGCTGTGCGGATGAAACATTCAGGGGCTCCTGCGTGTACTACGGTGGCCGGAGGTGTGAGCAAAGTGATCGGAGAAGTACCTTGTCGAGGAGGAGGAACGCCCAGGCTAGGGCCCTGCTGTTGCGGCAGGGGTTGTGGGCGAAGCGGCCGAGGTAGAGGCACCGGAGCAGGTGCAGCAGGTGGTACCCCGCcgccgcgccggccgccgccgTCAGAACCCTGCACGCACACACGTTACGCGCTGGATCGATCACACGGACACATACCACAGCTCGCTCGCTAGCTCACCAGAGGGCGTGGACGTCCTTGACGGTGGCCTTCTTCCTGATGAGCAGCACCGTCTCCGTCTCCGTGTCCAGCCCCATCAGCAGCGCCGACGCCGCCGCCAGCGCCGCGCACGCGCCCCGCATCAGCCCCTCCGCCCTCACCTCCGacggcctcctccccctccccctccccctccccgccTGCGCCGCGTCCATCGTCGCGCTCGAGCCGAGCACAGCCAAGCAAGCCCGGTCGATCTCAAGCTAGCTAGGTAGCTAGTGTTTGTGCCGTGTGTCTAGCTAGCGCACGCACGCCGTAGCCAGCTCGGGAGCTCAGGGAGTTTTATAGCTAGGCGCCGTGCACGGCGAGGAGTGCGAAACGAGGGCCGTGGCTGCTCTAGGGAGCGTGGCCATGATCGAGAGCATGTGCGCACGGGTACGGCGGCGGGCCGACGTGGCCGCTCGTGGCGGTGTGCATGCGGTGCTCCGTGCTTGGGGTTTTAATGCGCTGCGGTTAACGGGCCTGACCGCCCAACCGATCGATTACAGGATCGACAGGCAAAACGACGGACATGGCTCGGACGGGTCGTTAAAACTGAATTGTGTCAGTTTATGGTGGAGGGACGCTCATGGTGCATCGTGTCAAGGAATTACTACATTGTACAGTTGCTCTATCAGCTCGcgccccgctttatatataagAGCATCTAGAGCGGCACATTGTAAATATGACCCTGAACGTCCGTAAACGTGTATGGTAACGTGTTCATTATTTGTCCGTCCACGCGATCACACTTTTCATTATCTTTCGTATATGTCCAATCACTTACACGTGATTGATggaaagaaagagagagaaacAAAAATGAATAAAGACTGAAAAAGATGGCCGGGGTGGGATCGCGTCCTATATGACGGATTGTCCGGATGCGTCCGGGAGCCCTCATATCCTtctcatatttgagatggatattaGGGTTTGCGGACAATCCGGACGTATAGGGATGATATAAGGGGTCCGGTTGGATCACTTTTTCCTTCTCTCTTCTGTCCGATCATTGACCGAGCGCGTCCACGGATGTATAAGGCACCATTTAAagggtccggttgtagatgctgtaATATCATACAACTCGACATTGTAGCACACCCATGACAAGATATAATGATGATTGAAATACACGATCCCCATACCACACCAAGCAAACTATGTATCAAGAAAGGGACCCTCAACCAAGTCGACGAAGCCATGAACGACAACCCAGATGCTCCAAGACGACACATGCctgctccttggcgagtcgctccACTTTCGTCgtgttggccgccttctcctCGACGAGACGCTCAGtctgcagcggcagcggcaggtgTCCGTCTCCGCCATGGTGAAGGAACAGTGGATGATGCCACGTACGATCTCATCCTCCGAGTCGGAGGGCAGGGCAACGGACGCAGGTCTGCACGACTCGTAGGCGGATCGGCTAGATCCGGCCCGAGCCACCTACCTCGTGCAGCGAGCTGCCCAAGCCTCTGACTCAAAAAGCCATGACCGCATGCTTGGAGGCAACAATAGCATCGCCGGGAGGAGCGGGGACGAAGGTGACGCCCCAGAGATCAAAGAGTCGTTAGGTGCAGACGATCACGAACCGACATTGTTGTGTGCGGAGCAGGAGGAGCCCCACCAGGCCATTCGGAAGTGCACAGAGGAGGAAGAGTCACCCTTATCCACTCGCAACTGACACATGGCAACTCAGATGACAAGCTCCATGGCTCCGCCACGAGGGCATCCTAATCATCGGGGTTTGGCTTCGGGCAAGGAGCCGCGTTGTTGGATCCGACCATGCTCCCACTAGGGAAGGGGGTCGAACGAGAAGAGTGAAgtcgaagtggctagggtttgatttGGGTGGGATTTTTGTTGAATCGGAATGAGCCAACTTGGACATATTTTACATGGCGTCGAGACGAGTCTTACATTTGTCCAACATATGAACTGGATATAAGGGATGTCTCTGTGTGGTCCCACTTGTTCGTCTCGATGAACGTTGGAGAggctctaagagcatctctatcAGACCTCGTATAATGGTTAAACCTGTAAAAAACGACGTGTTTACAGTTTCGGTCGAAAAAACGGCGGGGAGTAGAACCCATAAAACTTGTTTGACCCGTAAACTTTTTAAGGGGCATAGTAAATTCATCCGTGAAAACCTTATATGTGCAGTTTTGGAAGCAGTATATAGTTCAAACTATAAACTGGTCAAACCTTTTCGGAGCAAACGCGCTGCCGCGGAACTTAACGAAATCTATCTGAAACTCACCGAAATCCGTCACCGCATGTCGAAAGAAGCCGCCGCACGCCGAAATTTGTCGTCGTCGGTCCGAATTGCGGCCAACTTGACCTCCACTGTCGAGGCGAGGCCGTCCACGGACAGGGCGGAGCAGGCCACCGGTGGCCCGAATCAGGGCGGGACGACACCGGAAAAGAGTGAGGCAAGGGTGGGGGAGCTCGCGCGGCCACGACGGGGAATGCGCGTGCGGCGGCGGGCAGTGTCGGGCTCAAATCGGGAACGGGCGGGCGTGCCAGGAAGCGCACGGTGGGGGCGGGTGGCACAGGGCCCCTCGAGTGCATGCGTGGTCAAGAACGGATGGTGTTGGGACGAGGCGGGCGACGCCGAGGCAAGCCGGGGTGCAAGCGAGGCACACCATGGCCGGCTCACCGGGACAacaggaaaaaagaaaaacaaatatgCTATAATGGGATACATTTTTATTTATAAGGTCTACTCTGTTGTGAACAATTCCGCATTATAAAAACAGTTTACAATGACTCTTATATACGGTTTTAAGGATCAATTTCTCTGAGATCTGCTAGAGATCTACGGATCACAAGCAGAGTATCACGAGCTAGAACAAAGTACAAGGCTCGTGGCAGTATAGCGTGCgtagacggcaacaacaacagatCACATGCTACAACTGTTCAAAGTTACTATTGCACATCCATTACTGCCTCTCCTAGGCTCCTACAGCGCCCACTGCAAATGACACTTCACTTTCAGATAGCAACCAGACAATTTATTTATCCGTTCCCGATCTTTGGTATCAAGAGCATCCACAATTCGATCTCTTATATTTCTTTTAAACGATTTGACAGATCATCCGATTATTGATCGCTCACAAAATTTATCTTAAACGAGTCTTAAACATCCGGTTGATCGGCATTTCTCACATCTAACACAAATATGATGAGGATATTGGACGTTCAGACACGCTCGCCGCGTCGGTCCCACCGTAAATTGCATCAAATTCATCCGACAAAATTGCCTGATCCACTTGCTCTTtgctctcttcttccttctccgtgCCGCTCGTATCGCAGCTCAGTCGCCGCTCGCGCTCCGCCACCGTTCCTAGCCTTTGCCCTGCCAGCTCCGACAAAGCAGTCTTATGTCCCGTCCTCGCCGCGGAGCACGTCATCACCGGCTCGGAAGACACTGCAGTACTTGATGATGTAGCCCTCACCGTGGTGCGTCAGGATGGGGGAGAGGGCATGTCTGAAGACTACTATTAAGTTTGCCCATGATGGTGTAGCCCAAATCAATGATTTTGAAGCATTTTAAAAACAAGTTGAAATCCCAAAAGATAAAGATGCAGCTCAGCTTATGAACTTTCTGCAGATACATCCGAATCTTCAAGATCAATAGCTGCACACACAACTACTCAATGATCTGATGGAGCATATGTGGACCCGTAatggaaatcaaagagaagatgATTGATTGTACACTCAGATAAATTTTATGTAAACACTATTTATGTTTGGTACCAACATTTGCTATTCACATGCGACAATGGTTTGTGTTATCGACGTGCATGGATTTAAGAGTCCggatatgagatatgttgacgaGGAAAGCAAAATATGAGGGATCGTCCGATGCGCCCGAGGGCGTGCCCGGACGCATCTACGGATGTATAGGGGCCGGATTTGCCTAgttcttagagcatctacaaccggactaaACAAATATGACCCCTATACTCCCGCTGGTGTATCCGCTTTGAGCCCCTACTTTATCGTCTGTGCATCCGTACttctcatatttatttttcatATGTTCGGacacttgcacgtgattgatggaaaaaaaagaaataaaaagaataagaaaaaagaaaaggtaGCCTAAGATGGGGTCGCATTCCTACGTAGTATACTAATCGGGCATGCCCGGACGCATTCATTAACCCTCACACCGTCTTTATATTTGAGATGGATGTAAGGGATGTTTGTCAGTCCGAGCATTTAAGATGGTATGAGGGGTCCGGCTATGTAACATTTTGTGATTGAACATTAAATTAATGGTCTGTTCGGACGTTTGAGACATATACGAGAAGTCTGGTTGTAGATGCTCAAACGAACATATAGGTTAGGTGTGTAGGTAGTACAAAAAGTCTGTGAATTGTTGAGTCGATTAACTAACAGGTTAGAGACTGTTTTTCTAAGGAGGGTTTTCTGGAAAATGCAACTCGGCTCTTGGAAGCACGTGCTCGTGTTCATTAAAATTAAATTTATAATGTCaagaaaatttcataaaatttgtatGTGTTCTTTGACACATTCAAATGCTACCAATTTTTTTTGTCAAACGGTTAAGCATTTCGGCATATGTAAAAAAGATAAATTGAACATCAATTGTTAACCTAAAATGTcatatttttatttgtttcttcaccaataaaACACCGCTACTCCGTTTCGCATGAAAATTATTAAGCATGCTTGTGACACTAACATGAACATCTAAATTTTTTTTAGGACTTTTTGAAAACATTTACTACAATTTTTTAGTTCACTGTTCATCCGGATGCAAATGCAACGTGGGAGCCAAAACGCCTCCCCCGGATTTTCCCAGCATCTAGATGAAAAGATGCACACAGCCACACGTTAAAAACAGTTTGAGAGTGATAGCATTTAAGTAAAACTAAGGACCTCTCAAATCTTCTATCGAGAAAGCACTCGTCAAGTCACCTCACATATTAATCAGTTATATGGTTGAGAAAAGACTAATCCAAAATGTTATATGGTTGAGAAAAGACTAATCCAAAAACTACGACTACTTGAAACAAATATGCCGCACAAGAGACTAATTTTTTTtaggactggtctgttttttatgAAACAAATATATATTAATATGTAGAAGATATCAATTATCCGCCCTGTACACCAAGTCACAAAGATATCCACAATGCACACAATCAAAAAATAAAGAAAGATAGAGAAgataaaaaaaaacaaaggccttGTCATAATGATCATCTCCTCTTAACAGCGGCACACAAATCATCAGCAAAGACAATGCCCGAAAAGCAAAAGTAGCCTTCAAAAGCAACGCCTTCAAAAAGAAAACATTGCACAAGCATCGTTGTGGCCCGATCCAAGATCATAGGTTTTCATCCTGAAGAAAgaccacacttttaaaacaatacCTTCAGCAAGGCAATCGCCAGGTACAACCAATGAAGGTCAGACCTTAGGTTTTCGCCCTGAAAGTCATGACTCATCACCCGAGGAGCACCACCAAAAATGAAATCCATCAGTGCTGCCGCCCCCACTTGCCGGTGCTGCTTTTCAAAGTTGTCAAACACCTGTTTGAATCCATCGCCTCCAAGTCCCCCTCCGCCTTACTGATCCTTCGATCTCAGCCATCAAGACTTTCTCCGCCGCTACTTGTGTCATGGAAACCAAGATACTGACATGTCCCATGGTGTCAACAACCAATAGAGCTTCACGTTGCACCCTCCTTGAAATCGCATAGGCTGATATGGATGCACACGACAGGATTCTTTCCGATCCGAATATCCTTGGGCAAGATCTTCATCAATAGTTTCGAAACacgtcaacggccagatggaggaGGACCGATCGTGCAGATCATTGcagtgatgcaataaaagtacaaAGACCGCCACCATACCGCTGCCTGCACCATGCCGATGCCATTGCCGCCACGGTACAGAACACGAGCCCACACTGCCCTCTGCCTGAGCAGCACCACCAACAGATCCACGGGCAAGCCGCCATATCCACGGTGTTCAGTCCCACACCGCCTCGACCAACcccgaaggaaggaggagggaaggCACTGCCACCCTGCCCGCGAGGTGTGACCGGGACGAAGCCAACATGCAAGCATAGAGGGGACAAGTCTGTACATGAAGGGGGCAAAGCTCATATGTAATGAAATTTTTCGGCTACAACAATCACTATTATAAtagaaaaatcaatttgttaggggggtccaaccccccccccccctcgtcccCCCTGGAATCGTCTGCTGCACATGAGGTCAGATCCACGAGGTGCCAGCAGCAGCCAGCGCCGTGTGAGCAGCATCAACGATCCCAGGCCAAGAAGTCGCAGGTCGTCGACGCTTGAGACGGGAGAGGCATGGCGCGTCGCCGCCAGGAGTTCCCCTGCTTGTGAAAGCCGCCGCTTGCTACACGCGAGTTTTGCACGCAggaggcgccggtgacgatgagtcGCCCCTGGGAAGGGAGTGACGCGAGGGCCGTTTCTATTTTCGTGGAGCGGTCTGTTTCGCCAGACGAAAATGGGTTGGGAACTCCTGTGTATTTTAAAAGAAGAGGATGCATACAGACTTTTAAGTATGAGCATTAGGATTTTTACTCTCGATTACACATCAAACCTAGTCATTAATAAATACGTAAGTACCACAAAAACTTAATCTTCAAAAATAAACAGAAATATAAATTCGTCTTCATGAGAATTCGAATCCAGATATTGAATTTGTATATCCACTCTTCCAACCAGTTGAGACTCTCCCTTGGCTGGCTTGTAGCGTCCTCTCCTCCACTTGCAGACTTACTGTGCCCTCAAACTTATTGATCAACACGTATGCATTTCAACCAGCGTACATTGAGAGCACCTGTACAGTACCACGATCTAGAAGAAACTACAAGTATGACAGAACAGTTACACTGTTCGAATTTACGTGTAGCTTGCCCTCTGCACAGGGCACATCACTCTCAGATAGCAACCAGAGGATTCATTTACCCCCTTACCGATCTCTGGCACCCAAACAAGTTCAGCCGCTTGGGTCTTCAATACTCCATACCCGTCTGGTGTGCCCGTGTAGGTGGTGCAGAACTAGAGATAGCTCAGGACTTCAGACAACTTGCTGACCTGCTAAGCCACCAGAACTTGAGACTGAAATGAATTGCTCGAATGAATTTGGCACCTAAATAATCTTGGTGTGCTTTTTTCATTGCCTTCAGAAAGTGCTGACATTTCTCCATGGCTTGGGCGATCTGGTGTATCTTGAGAATTGATGGAGTCTGAAAGTTAGGTGTATTTTGTGCGTGTGTCCAGACACTCTTACTATCCTGATTAATGGCGGAAACAGTCCAACAGGGACGAATCTAGGGGGACGAGACCCCTAACAATTTTTTTTTATTATGATAGTGATTGTTGTAGTTAAATTTTTTTATTTCATATGAACTTTGCTTCCTTCGTAAACAAACTTGCCCCCTTATGCTTGCATGTTGGCTCCGTCCCTGCAGTCCAATTAGTGTGTCCTTTCATATCATCAATGGCGGCTACAGTCCGTGTACGTGTTGATTAAGGGCTACGTTTCACCATAGGCCGTTGAGTTGGGGCAGGGGAGGGGAGGTAGGAGTACAGTAGAAAGTTCCTGTGTGTAGGCACGATGGCGATGGGGCCGAGTAGGTCATCATCCCTCTCTTGAGTCTTGACAGCTGAAGCTGTAGCTGAAGCTGAAGAAGCTATCGACCTCCGACGGGAACAGATCGGTTGGCGGGCGGAGCTTAATTAAGGGAAGGGCCACTTGCTCCGGCCATCCTCTGAAGCGCGAGACCGATCGATCGAAGCATCATCATGCGTCGAGGGTCGATCGCTCTGAAAACGATGCGACCATGGACCGCGAGCAGCGCGCGTTAATGCCGCGGCGGCCGGCGGTTGGTCGACGGAGGGGGTACGTACGCGGGCCGCGGTCCTGCGCCTGTAGCCGGAGGCGCACGGGCCACGCTACGTACGTGCGTGCAGCTCGCTCGCTCAAGGTAGGTGGCCACCGCTGGCGCCGGGCGCCGCATGAGAGACGAGCGCTGGCGTGCGTGCTGCTGGCATGTCCAGTGGTAGGAGTATTATTTTTTGGCGTGGAACATGTTTGTAATCAATGTGCAAAAAACTAGATATCCAACTGCGTGGACGCACGGCAACCGAGAGATGGACGGACCAGCGCgcgtgcgtgcatgcatgcatgcatgccgtgTGGATCATTCATGTACTACTCGtagtatactactccctccgtttctaaatataaatcttttaaggaattttactaaaagactacatacgaaacaaaataagtgaatcaacactctaaaatatgtctatatacattcgtacatAGTTTCTTAGTAAAACttctaaaaaacttatatttagaaacggaggaagtataaaaATGTTAAATATAGAAAGAGTTATACACGGTTACACGATGACTAGGTTTCTTTTTTCCTAACTAATCTTTCTTCCTTGATTTTTAAGATGGATGGGCCCATCCTCTTAATTTTTAATCAAAATCCACTATCCGGTAAAATCTTTGTAACTTATGTACGTGTAGCATTACTGTTACTACTACTCCTAGTACAAAAGCATGCACGCGCGAGACGGATGGATCACTGTGTGGGACAGGCAGGTAACTTGGACTTGGAATGTCGCCGGCAAGTTTGCACTAGGTGCACGTTTAGAGCATGTTCAGTCGTTTGGCTTCCTAGGAGTCATATTTTTGGTTGGTTAGGGCTGCCGGAGAGACAGAGGAGAGACTTTTTTTTACATGTACATGATAGGTCTAGCAGAAAAAGGGAGGGAAGAGAGGAGAGATGCTGATTGATGATATTTATGCATGTAAAAATGGCG harbors:
- the LOC123409125 gene encoding CASP-like protein 2C3, which codes for MDAAQAGRGRGRGRRPSEVRAEGLMRGACAALAAASALLMGLDTETETVLLIRKKATVKDVHALWVLTAAAGAAAGYHLLHLLRCLYLGRFAHNPCRNSRALAWAFLLLDKGCAYLTFAATVAAAQACLIALDGAQALQWNKLCNIFTRFCQQVAGSLVCGGLAAVGTAVLSALSARNLFRLYPSLCSHPHRSSSTTK